A section of the Humulus lupulus chromosome 2, drHumLupu1.1, whole genome shotgun sequence genome encodes:
- the LOC133818283 gene encoding protein PAT1 homolog 2-like codes for MERSNSKDLCHFVDNSSSSALFDASQYEFFGHNVVDEVELGGLEVEKDDNAFLKSANNEYHLFEREESPGLGSLPDVDDLASTFAKLNKVVTGPRHPGVIGDRGSGSFSRESSSATDWVQDGDFNNWFDQQMFDIESAEEGKRWSSQPQSSLRFGESKPLYRTSSYPQQPLQHQFSSEPIIVPKSVYTSFPPPGSKSQQASPHHPNHSSLPGASQMPFSTPSLSHISNPNLHLAGLPHGLHYGGNMSQFTSPGLSFNSRPQNHWVSHAGILHGDDSSLLNNILQQQLSHPNGLLSPQLLSPQQLQQQRLHHSVQPSLAHFAALQSQIYNTHPSPSHRAMLGLPDIREQRPKHRSNKNLRFSQQPCDTSSQKSDSGRLQFRSKHMTSEEIESILKMQHAATHSNDPYIDDYYHQASLAKKASGSRSKQPFCPSHLRELPSRARGSSDQHSHLSADALGRLPLSSIRRPRPLLEVDPPLTGSGDGSSEQVSERPLEQEPMLAARITIEDGLCLLLDIDDIDRLLQFGQSQDGGVQLRRRRQILLEGMAASIQLVDPLGKNSHAVGLAPKDDLVFLRLVSLPKGRKLLSRFLQLLFPGSELARIVCMAIFRHLRFLFGGLPSDQGAADTTTNLAKTVSACVNGMDLRALSACLVAVVCSTEQPPLRPLGSPAGDGAAVILKSVLERATELLTDPHAAGGCSMPNRALWQASFDEFFGLLTKYCLSKYETIVQSIYSQTQPNTEVISAEAAKAIHREMPVELLRASLPHTDEHQRKLLSDFAQRSMPITGFSTHGSSGGQLNSESVRG; via the exons ATGGAGAGATCTAATAGCAAAGATCTCTGTCACTTCGTTGATAATTCTTCGa GTAGTGCACTCTTTGATGCGTCGCAATACGAATTTTTTGGTCATAATGTTGTTGACGAAGTTGAGCTGGGGGGTTTGGAGGTAGAAAAGGATGACAACGCTTTTTTAAAATCTGCTAATAATGAGTACCATTTGTTCGAGAGAGAAGAG AGTCCAGGGTTGGGATCGTTACCTGATGTGGATGATCTGGCAAGTACTTTCGCAAAG TTGAACAAAGTTGTAACGGGACCAAGGCACCCAGGAGTTATTGGTGACAGAGGTTCTGGTTCCTTTTCACGCGAAA GTTCATCTGCTACTGATTGGGTGCAAgatggagatttcaataattggTTTGATCAGCAGATGTTTGATATAGAAAGTGCAGAAGAAGGGAAGAGATGGTCGTCACAGCCCCAATCTTCTCTTCGTTTTGGAGAATCAAAACCTTTGTATAGAACATCCTCTTACCCTCAGCAACCCTTGCAGCATCAATTCTCCAGCGAACCAATTATAGTACCTAAATCAGTGTATACCTCTTTCCCTCCCCCTGGAAGCAAGTCTCAGCAAGCTTCACCACACCACCCAAATCATTCATCCCTTCCCGGTGCATCCCAAATGCCTTTCTCTACACCAAGCCTGTCTCACATATCTAATCCTAATCTCCATTTGGCTGGTTTGCCTCATGGGCTACATTATGGAGGGAACATGTCTCAATTTACCAGTCCTGGCCTTTCTTTTAATAGCAGGCCTCAAAATCATTGGGTCAGCCATGCTGGAATATTGCACGGGGATGACTCCAGTCTTTTAAACAATATATTGCAACAACAGCTGTCTCATCCAAATGGGCTTTTGTCCCCACAATTGCTGTCCCCACAGCAGCTGCAACAGCAGAGACTGCATCATTCAGTTCAACCATCCTTGGCCCATTTTGCAGCACTGCAATCCCAAATTTATAATACTCATCCATCTCCCTCACATAGAGCTATGCTTGGATTGCCTGACATAAGAGAGCAAAGACCCAAACACAGAAGCAACAAAAATTTGCGTTTTTCTCAACAGCCTTGTGATACTAGTAGCCAGAAAAGTGACAGTGGAAGGCTGCAATTCAGATCGAAGCACATGACATCTGAGGAAATAGAGAGCATTCTTAAGATGCAACATGCTGCCACACATAGCAATGATCCATATATAGATGATTACTATCACCAGGCTAGTCTTGCGAAAAAGGCCTCTGGATCAAGGTCAAAACAACCTTTCTGCCCATCTCACCTAAGGGAGCTCCCTTCTCGAGCTCGTGGTAGTTCAGATCAACATTCTCATCTTTCTGCTGATGCGCTTGGAAGGCTTCCTCTCTCTTCTATACGTAGGCCTCGTCCCCTTCTTGAAGTTGATCCTCCATTGACTGGTTCCGGTGATGGCAGTTCTGAGCAAGTTTCTGAGAGGCCTTTGGAACAGGAACCAATGCTTGCTGCTAGAATAACCATTGAAGATGGCCTCTGTCTTCTTCTTGATATTGATGATATTGATCGTCTCCTGCAGTTTGGTCAGTCACAGGATGGAGGTGTACAACTTAGGCGAAGGCGGCAAATCCTGCTAGAAGGGATGGCAGCATCGATTCAGCTTGTTGACCCACTTGGCAAAAACAGCCATGCAGTGGGGTTAGCTCCGAAGGATGATCTTGTGTTCCTACGTTTAGTCTCTCTTCCGAAGGGCAGAAAGCTCCTTTCCAGGTTTCTGCAACTACTTTTCCCTGGTAGTGAGCTTGCCCGTATTGTATGTATGGCTATATTCCGCCATTTGAGGTTTTTGTTTGGTGGCCTTCCATCTGATCAAGGAGCAGCAGACACCACAACTAATCTTGCAAAGACAGTGTCTGCATGTGTGAATGGCATGGATCTGCGTGCACTAAGTGCTTGTCTTGTTGCAGTTGTTTGTTCCACAGAGCAGCCACCACTCCGCCCCCTTGGAAGCCCTGCTGGGGATGGAGCTGCAGTCATTTTGAAGTCTGTTCTGGAAAGGGCAACTGAACTTTTGACTGATCCACATGCTGCTGGAGGCTGTAGTATGCCTAATCGTGCTCTCTGGCAGGCTTCCTTTGATGAATTTTTTGGCCTTCTTACTAAGTATTGCTTGAGCAAATACGAAACTATAGTACAATCAATCTATTCACAGACTCAGCCAAATACAGAGGTTATTAGTGCAGAGGCAGCAAAAGCAATACACCGTGAAATGCCTGTGGAGCTTCTACGGGCCAGTCTTCCTCACACTGATGAGCATCAGCGAAAACTTCTATCAGATTTTGCACAGCGATCCATGCCCATTACTGGATTCAGCACCCATGGGAGTAGCGGTGGTCAGTTAAACTCTGAATCAGTTAGGGGTTAA